AGGCCGAACCTTCGTGGTCGTGGACGCGGGCGTCAACGCACTGGGCGGCATGTCGGGACTGGGCCGGCTCAGGGCTCCGGCCGCCCAGTTGCGGCCACTGGGTCCGGCCGGCACCACGCCCGCCCCTGTCGAGCCGGCCACCGACGAGGCGGTGACCGTGGTGGGCCCCCTGTGCACGCCCCTCGACGTGCTCAGCACTTCAGCCGCGCTGAACGGCGTTCAATCGGGGCAGCTACTGGCCGTACCCAACACCGGCGCCTACGGCCTCACCGCCAGCCTCCTCGGCTTTCTCAGCCACCCCGCCCCCACCGAAATCGTGCTGGACGACGGTCACCTGGTGTCGGCCCGCCGCCTGGAAATGTGCCCCAGAGAGACGAGTTTCGATGTCTGACAGCCACCCCCCCGACAGCGCCACCCGACTGGCCCAGGTGGTGGACGCGCTCGCCCAGCACGCGGCCGAAGTGGACCGTGAGGCGGCCTTCCCCGTGAAGAGCCTGGAAGTGCTGCGCCGCACCGGTTATCTCGGTTACCTGGTGCCGGAAGCCTATGGTGGCATGGGGGGTGACCTGGCCGGACTGGTGACGACTGCCCAAGCGATGGCGGGCGGCTGCCTGTCGACGGCGATGATCTGGGCAATGCACTGCCAGCAGGTCGATGCCCTGGTACGGCACGGCACCCCACGGCTGCGGGCCGAGGTCCTGCCCCGCGTCGCTGCAGGCGACGTCTATCTGGCGTCCGTCACCACGCAGGCCGCTACCGGTGGTGACCTGCTTACCGCGGACGAAGCGCTGCTGGACAGCGACTCCGCGGGTGAAACGGTTCTACTGGACCGCACCGCCCCCGTGGTCACCGGCGGGGCCCACGCCGAGGGTTTCCTCATCACGATGAGAGCCTCCGAGGACGCCGCCGAGCATGCCGTGTCCCTGGTCTACGCCGACCGGGCGGATCTGGAGGTCGTCTCCACCGGCCGGTGGAACCCACTGGGAATGCGGGGTACTCACAGCGGGCCACTGCACCTGCGCGGGCCGGTACGCCGTGATGACGTTCTCGGGACACCGGGTCGCTTCCGTGCCATAGCAGCCGACAGCACGGTACCCGTGGGACACATCGCCTGGAGTGCCTGCTGGCTCGGTGCGGCACGCACGGTCTTCTCCGGTCTCCTGCGCCACATCAGCAGGGATCCACGTCAAGACACCTCCTCCCCCCTACTGCGCGAACGCCTGGCGCGGGTACGACTGGACCTGGAGCTCGTCAGTGCCTGCCTCGGCACGGTCCGGCAGGAGATCGAAACCATCCGCGCGTCCGGTGGTTCTCCGGACTCGCCGGCCGTGCGCATCCACCTCAACACCCTCAAACTCGCCGCATCCGAGCTCTCGTTCACCGCCGTGGACCGAATGATGCAACTGGCCGGCCTGTCCCTGGGCTACAGCGCCGATTCCCCGCTCCCGCTGGAACGGGCCTTCCGGGACCTACGCTCGGCCGCGCTGAACTACTCCAATGACCGTCTGTGGACCGCAAACGGCGCGTTGACCCTCTTGGACCGTTCGGTCCGCCTGTTGTGACGTCCCGAACCACCAGCCGATATCCGCATGACCAGGGAGAGAACATGACCACACCCTCTGTGGTGCGCCCGGACTCCTCATCGCAGCCACTGGAGCAGCCGATGCCTCCCGGCGCGGACCCCGATGTCTGGAACGTGCTGGTGATGGTGGCACAACTTCAGGGTTGCGACCACAAACCCGACGAACGGGCCGATCTGCTCACCCGTCCCGGCTTCGACCACGGACGCCTTGTGGAGCAGGCCATGCGACACAAGCTCATCGCGGCTCTGGCCGACTTCGTCACCCGGCACGGACTGCAGGAGGCCGTTCCCGCCCGGTTGCGCTATCCGCTGCTGACCTTCCTGCACGCCAATCAGCACCGGTCCACAGTGCTCACGAAGGAAGCCCTACGGGTATCCAGTGCCCTGGAACAGGCCGGGATCCGGGCGGCGTGGACCAAAGGCGTAGTGGCCCGTTGGTCCTTGTACGGTGGTAGTGACGCCCGCGTCTTCAATGACATCGACCTCATGATCGCGCCCGAGGACCGCTCCGCGCTGCAAACGGCACTGATTGAGATCGGATACGTGCCCGACAGCCGCTGGGACCATGCCACCGGGAGCCTGGTTCCCCGTTCCCGCGGCGAACTGCGCGTGTACCAGCTCTCACCCGACCACCTGCCTCACTTCCATTTGCCGGGACCCGACGCCCTGGTGCCCTTCATAGCCCTCGATGTGGCCAACAGCCTCACCTGGCACAGCAGTGACTGGCAGGTACCGATGGATGAGGTGCTGGATGCCAGACGTGTGCTGCCCATCGACGACGACCGTCACCTTCCCGCACTGTCCGCGGAACACGCCTTCCTCTTCACCTGCCTGCATCTCTTCCGCGAGGGGTGGCTGGACCGGTTCACCCGCGACAGTGGCCTTGCCCTGTCCCAGTTCGCCGAGGTCCTCAGGGAGTGGAGCCGTATGCCGGTTCCGGACCGGGAAGCGGTCAGAGCGACCATCACCGCACACGGCCTGGCCAAGCCGATCGCCTGGGTGACAGGGCACACCGACGCGCTGTTCACCAGCCGCATCACCGAGGGCCTCGGCCTCGTCGACCACGCCGACGAGGCATGGCTGTCCTCCGCGATGCGCGCCGACGGCCGCCCCTTGCGCTGGTCGGGCGACATGTGTGCCTATCTGCGGAGCTCGGTGACCGCGCGGGACACTGGCGGGGCCGGTCGCTCGCGTCCTTCCTCGCGGGAAGGATGACGACCGGCACCTCACGGCATGGGCGTCGGACGGTGTCCCGTAACTGCTGGTCATGGGTGACAGCGACGCCCCCCGTCACCCGCTCGACCACCACGCCGACCCGTCCCGGGGTCCACAGGTCGGCCCCAAAACCATGGGCCCGGGCCTCCCGCTCCAACACGGTCCGGACCGTCTCGACCTGGGCGTCACCCAACGGGGGCGGACCACGGGTGGCCGCACGACGACGCAGAGCCCAAGCACCACCCTTCTCCCGCACTCGCCGCCACCACCGCACGCTCTCGGCACAGACCCCCACCGCCCGCGCGATCTCCGCATTCGAGGCGCCCCCCTCAAACAACTCGACCGCCCGCACACGACGCGCCTCCGCCAACTGCGGCCGCGGCAAAGGAGGAAAAAGGAGGAATAGGGGAACCAGCCACAGAGGACGAAGATCGATAAGCCCCCCGACGCTCTCCCTCCCACCAGGCCACCACGCCTACCGAACTTACGAAAAGATCAATAGGGCCAGCTCAGGATACGGAATCTGACCGGAACGCTATGGGTGGCCACCGGCAGCCCCATGCGCACCCCCCAGGGCTCCGGCAAAGTCGCTGGCAGCCCTGTGACGTGGGGTTTTTCGGGTGAGTGAGGTGCGCGGGCGCGTTCGGGTCCGGTTGGATGGAGGTTCCCACGCCTCCTGTCCGACCAGGGAACAACGCCCGCGCCATGCCATCGTCCCGCATCTGTGCACCTGTTCGCACGTCCGTCCCGGATCACGAGCTCCTTGTTGATCTGCTCGGCCGGATGCCCGATCCGCGTCGGCGGCGCGGGGTCCGTCATCCGGTGGGCGCTCTGATCGCGGTCGCGGTGTGCGCGGTCATGGCCGGGGCACGCGGTTTCACGGCTGTCGGGGAGTGGGCCCGGGACGCGGGGGCGGTGGCCATGGCGCGGCTGGGTCTGGAGCGGGGTTCGGTGGACGAGTCGACGCTGCGTCGCCTGTTCGCGCGACTGGACGCGGACCGTCTCGATGCCGTCCTGGGGGCCTGGGCCGCGACGCGGACCGCGCTGGTCGCGGGCCGGCGGGTGATCGCGATCGACGGCAAGACCGTGAGGGGCGCACGCAGTGGTGGTGTCTGGGCCCCGCACCTGGTCGCCGCGCTCGCGCACGGGTCGGGGCGGTACTCGGCCAGGTGGCCGTGAGCGAGAAGAGCAACGAGATCCCTGCGGCCCGGGAGCTGCTGGAGATCCTCGATCTGGGCGGAGCGGTGGTCACGATGGACGCGCTGCACACCCAGCACGAC
This is a stretch of genomic DNA from Streptomyces sp. TG1A-8. It encodes these proteins:
- a CDS encoding acyl-CoA dehydrogenase family protein; translation: MVDALAQHAAEVDREAAFPVKSLEVLRRTGYLGYLVPEAYGGMGGDLAGLVTTAQAMAGGCLSTAMIWAMHCQQVDALVRHGTPRLRAEVLPRVAAGDVYLASVTTQAATGGDLLTADEALLDSDSAGETVLLDRTAPVVTGGAHAEGFLITMRASEDAAEHAVSLVYADRADLEVVSTGRWNPLGMRGTHSGPLHLRGPVRRDDVLGTPGRFRAIAADSTVPVGHIAWSACWLGAARTVFSGLLRHISRDPRQDTSSPLLRERLARVRLDLELVSACLGTVRQEIETIRASGGSPDSPAVRIHLNTLKLAASELSFTAVDRMMQLAGLSLGYSADSPLPLERAFRDLRSAALNYSNDRLWTANGALTLLDRSVRLL
- a CDS encoding nucleotidyltransferase family protein; the protein is MTTPSVVRPDSSSQPLEQPMPPGADPDVWNVLVMVAQLQGCDHKPDERADLLTRPGFDHGRLVEQAMRHKLIAALADFVTRHGLQEAVPARLRYPLLTFLHANQHRSTVLTKEALRVSSALEQAGIRAAWTKGVVARWSLYGGSDARVFNDIDLMIAPEDRSALQTALIEIGYVPDSRWDHATGSLVPRSRGELRVYQLSPDHLPHFHLPGPDALVPFIALDVANSLTWHSSDWQVPMDEVLDARRVLPIDDDRHLPALSAEHAFLFTCLHLFREGWLDRFTRDSGLALSQFAEVLREWSRMPVPDREAVRATITAHGLAKPIAWVTGHTDALFTSRITEGLGLVDHADEAWLSSAMRADGRPLRWSGDMCAYLRSSVTARDTGGAGRSRPSSREG
- a CDS encoding transposase family protein, producing MGALIAVAVCAVMAGARGFTAVGEWARDAGAVAMARLGLERGSVDESTLRRLFARLDADRLDAVLGAWAATRTALVAGRRVIAIDGKTVRGARSGGVWAPHLVAALAHGSGRYSARWP